A segment of the Populus alba chromosome 9, ASM523922v2, whole genome shotgun sequence genome:
TACACGTTTTCTGtattttaactcgtaaaatcggacgattttacgagttaaaacgcatttttaacaaccatgccctcaaccatagttattaaacccggcctaGGGGTTGACCTGGCCAAGAGGTTAGGTCCCGAGTTTCATGAGTCAACCCAAGTCAACTTGGATCAacccataaatttttttaacaaaatatttaaagctttaatatttcatatgaaaaaaatcaagaaaaaagccTGTAAATATAggctatatatattgtaaataatgaagtttaaaagaatattttaaaaagttttttatcacacattaaaaatatactatgttaagcttttaagttgaagtatttaaacaaaaaaaagttttttattccacattgaaaaatattttttttttggaacataaaatatatatactaatgggttccaaatcccacattgaaaaaacacaacttttttcttggaaatacagattatatatacaaaagagcttcaaatctcatattgaaaagatattatattatccttttaagttgaagtatttaaccaaaaaatttTGTATcccacaataaaaaaacatgacttttttcttgggaacatagagtatatatactaatgagttttaaattctacattgaaaaaacataacttttttcataggAACATAGAATAGTATATATacgaaagggcttcaaatcccacaaaaGATATCATGTTAttcctttaagttgaagtatttaaaccaaaaagttgtttattccacattgaaaaaacataatttttttttggacttaATAATATACCAAGCCCAAATAAATATAGAACTAACGATCTTTCTAAGTCTCATATTGAGCCAcaagattttgtttgtttatactTATAACCCTTAAAATGTTAAGGTCAATGATACTCATCTCTCAGCACCTCTTAGTATATAAAAATCTTCTAAGACCTACcatatttttctcaatattaaTGATGTATGATGAATATTTATCCTTTATTGATGCTATTAGAATGAAATTATTGTTCAACCCTTTCTCTTGATAAAAGGACATGACTTATGAGTTATATATGCTTCACGAATCTTTTAAAGTTAGGTACAGAATCTTTATTCTTTACCGCATAcatattttcaaagtatttatCTTTATACTTTATCTCTAAAAAGATACTGACTTAAGCATTAGAGAGTTTCCAAATCTATCAAAAGAGACCTTTTACAAGGACCAACCATCAACCACTTTAACTTACTAGGAACCACCCACCAACCACTTTAGCTAAGGAAAATTAGTCAAACTACTAGAATCAAGAGATTAACTGATTATCCACTACATAAACCTTATTCCTAGGCTATTTAGATATTTAGAGACATCATCAAAAGTTTTTAGAAAACCAGTAGCAATTATTTGCCTTTAGAGCATAGGCGTTATagctttttggattttttaaaaggaaaacattttagaaaatcaaagcaatcattatatattttttttattaaaaaaggcAATCATTATTACATGCATGAATGGTggtctcaaaataattttacctTGTGCTATCGAAGTACCAAGCTTCCTAATCAATGGTTATTCTAGGGATTGAGTGTACATGATATATGGAGTAGGCTTTCCTAAAGCACAAAAAGTTTTTAATATACCAAATTAATTTCATGCTaaaaatttgctttttaaattataggaTGAAATAATGGAATTCTAAAGgtgatttcttttaatatattactcatatattgtttttaaagaatCATTTATTCTCTACAATTATGTTGACCAAAGGTTATTTAACTAAAAACTTAGAGACTAGTGATAGGTTGCATAATATTGATTTCCAAAATTATAGGAATAGCCAGTGAAATTCAAAAgccaatttattttaaattcatctaATATATGTTCAATATTCacccctctctctttctcttctaggataattcatttgttattttgatttagtATTGAAGgaacaaaataatagaaaaaaggataaaaaaaaaggtgaaacaTCCAAGTTtaatttgcctttttttttttttgagaaattacattttacatattacttttaatatagttgaaaatattttatatactgAATCAAGAACAGGAGCACACAAACTcaatcaatgaattttttttttaaaatattatagatatattattttatttgatttaatatctaaaataccTTTATAATGAAAACAAGTTTGTTATGGAagcaaaatcactttttttcttaGCAAAATTAGTATTTATAGAGAAAATTAAGGTTAAATCAAATCTCTAAATAAAGAAAcccgtgtattttttttaagtaaattcaTGTCTAATATAATCTAAATCCACCATCCCAGAGAAACAACAAAATCTTGAAATTCAACAATTTTATGAGCATTATAAGTATTCccaccaaggttgtcaaaaacgctttttttgacacgacacggaacattcaatttaaactcgactcgtaaactcgaatcgtaaaatcgtaaaatcggaagtaaattttttttttgtaaaatcgtaaaatcggaagcaaaattttttaactaaaatcgtaaaatcgcaagtaaaatattttaaacaatacaaatatccaaacatataaaattacataatttaaataaaagtaaaataaacaatacaaatatccaaacatcttaaaatacataattcaaataaacaatACTAATATTCGAAGTTTATTACAACCATTATtacattccattttttttcttcaaatcattATTACAACCATTTTATATTCCTTGAGTCAATTCGAAGTTTGTTTCTTTCATGCTTCCAAtctgccatttttttttcttacaatcattattaaaactaaaaacatcgTTCGAAGTTTGTTTCTTTCATGCTTCCATAAGTCAATTTGAAGTTTGTTTCTTTCATGCTTCCATAAGTCACAGAAATACAGAATCACGATAATTCAAAATCATCCATTATCTACGCAGTCTTCGATGGGAACTGATCAAAATGATTCACGAAAACGATAATCACATTACATTCAGCAGAAAACGATAATTCACGAAATCAAAAAATCACAGAATCATATAATCACATAATCACATTACATTCAACTACATCTTCTTGCAGCAAATTACATTCAGCAGGGCTTCGGTTCAGTAATCACCGATTCCAAGACTACCAAATCAAGCGAGATCAACAGGGCATTCGGTTCAGTAATCACCGATTCACAGCAAACCCAGACGATGAACATAGATTTACAGCAAacccatataattttttgtctCTAATCACCGATTCACCACCAttagatagaaaaaaacaaagcttgggTTCCCAATTTGTACCTTCGTCTCGCTCTGGAGTGTGAGACAGAAAGGGGATGACTGGAGACTGGAGTCCAAGGAGGTGACCGTGTGAGACAGAGACGATGAAGTCACTGAAGAAGCCGCGAGACAGGGACGAAGACGAAGGGGACGGACGAAGACGAAGTCGAGAGACAGGGACGAAGACGAAAAAGACGAGGTCGGCTGCTTGGGCACTCGGGTGGGAtttgggaaagaaaagagattgtGGTTTACTGCCAGTCTGCCACCGTGGcttgtttcataattttcaatgtttcatttttaattttcggCCTTCGCAGGAACTTTTGACAAACTCGGAAAAACGTTACGTTTGTAACGTTTTTTACGAGTCAACCGAGTTTTCTGCGAGTTTGACCAAGTCAACTCGATTTTGCTGATTTTCGAGTTTTAACCCCGATTCTACACGTTTTCTGtattttaactcgtaaaatcggacgattttacgagttaaaacgcatttttaacaaccatgattcccaccaccaccaccacctcttattattattattattattattattattaaataagattgcattaaaatcattaacaataacatataaaCATTGAGGAGCTGAACAAAATTGAAAGTGTGAAAAACTTGTTCTTTTTAATGTCATCAATACAACCCTTTTCACTCTCAAGATCTTTCAAATTTTGCAAATTCAATAGAAAACTACCATCACATAATCATTTTCTCATCACCCTATAACCAATAAAGAATCACCActacaaccattttttttaattagttttcaaattatttttcatgatattgaaaaataatttttaacctattattttacataatataattaaaatatcaaaaaataattcatatttttcatgaaattgaattttcagAATAAATTCACTTTCTAGCAAAGAAATAAAACCTCAAATTTAGAGTGGTTTTGGCAAGCCCATGAAGAAAATTCTCTCCATTTTCTTTcacttcattttttcttatatgttcTCTTAAAAATAGAtagttattgaaaaataaataaatcctaaatatgaaatatacttgcaataacttaaaaaaaaaaaaattaacggaaATGGAATCGTacatttatacaaaaaaaaaaagtgctctGGACCAATTAGCCAAAACTACTTTCGGCCAATTAAGCGTAGGAGGTGTTCTTTATAGTAATTTCGTATATCAACTGTTTATAGGCCATTCTTCCAACCAGTAGAATAGCCCAAACCCTAGAGAGGAGAGACGGCTCTGCTCTGCTGCTTCACCATCCACAGGTCCCCCCCCTCTTATCTCTCTCCATACCGAAAACACGTATATTTCAAAACGAAAATTATTAACCCTTTTGTTTAGGGTTTCAAGCTGTTGATTGGCAGCAATGGCACCAGCCAAAGGTATGATTTTATCCCGTTTCAGTATTCTTACATAATCTTGACTGGTTCTTTAGTCTCACTTTTTGAacgttcaatattttttttttgtcgtttGGTTCACGTTTTGGTTTAGTGACTTTGTAATCTTGGTTCAATTacccaaaaagaaaatatgaagtgaAGGattagaagaaaattaaatggatGGACATGATTTCATGTTGTTTGATAGAAACGACAGAGAAAATGAGCAATGTGGTTCTGCTAAGTTAGCTGTCTAGAAGAAATGAAGCTTCTctattattgtttttccttttgctGGGGAGAGAAATCTAAGCTTTGGAATGACTTTATTCTGCTTTCAACGTgcacttttttttcccctgatgGAAGCAATGAAGGAGAGCAAAGTTATAGTGTCTCTGCCGTGCCTATATATGAATGACATCCTTGGGTTCactttttttgcaattttttttagaaactggCTTCATCATTATCCACGAAATCTATTGCATGATGTTTTATTTCCCTCCTTGCTTCATGGCAATCATGATTTGCACTGATAATGGATCTGTATCCTAGTCTAGTAGGATTATTATGATTCAACGGATGTATTGAAAAGAGCAGTTGGGAGTAATGCTAGTTGGGATTTTCATAGTTTGTGTTTTGCTCATGATTGTTACTTTTCTTCACCATTTGTGCGCATTCTATGTGTGCAACAGACAGTTTGAAAAAGGCTGACCCAAAGGCACAGGCTGTGAAGGCTGCAAGAGCTGTAAAGTCAGGTCCAACCTTCAAGAAGACCAAGAGGATCAGAACTAAAGTTACATTTCATCGACCTAGGACTTTGAAGAAGGAGAGGAATCCTAAGTATCCTCGCATTAGTGCTACACCAAGGAACAAGCTTGATCATTATCAGATTTTGAAATATCCTCTCACAACTGAGTCTGCAATGAAAAAGATTGAAGACAACAACACCCTGGTATTTATAGTTGATTTGCGTGCTGACAAGAAGAAAATCAAGGATGCTGTCAAGAAGATGTATGACATTCAGACTAAGAAAGTGAATACCCTGATCAGGTACCCCTGCCTTTCATTctcatcttttgttttcttattatttttttgttcttgagaaCATACAATGCTTTTCTTTCAGCAGTGGTTGTTTGACTACTCTGATTCGCATGAAGATGGTGTTTGCCAATAAttgcttatttgtttttctgatttttattttgttatggaTGAACATGTCTTTACCTAATATGGTTACCCCAACCAAACACACGTTCATCAGAAACTTAGTTTCTATTGGTTTCTTGTTGAAATATTTATCCTCAATATTTGGCATCTTGTCTGATCCGACCATATAAAGAtattgactatcaccataagaAATTTAGGATATGTTGATAAGCTGGCTGTTTTTTCTCCTGTAGTTAAGAACACACTGATTAGATGTAGTTTGTTATATTTGGCAAATTGGTTGAATTTTTATCTGCCATGGAAAAAAACAACACTCTTTTATGCATTTAAATCCATGTGACTTGTTGCATGTGATTTTCTTGTTCATCCTCATCCCTTTGGCAAATGTTTAGTCCCCTTCTCTGAGTTCTCAATGATTTTGTTCCAGGCCTGATGGTACCAAGAAGGCATATGTTAGGTTGACACCAGACTATGATGCCTTGGATGTGGCAAACAAGATTGGAATCATTTAAGTGCTTGCCCTCTGCTTCCTAAgtcatttttttgcttttctattCCAGAGTAGGGCAGTTTTGTTGTGACATTACGGAGGGAGATCTacaaaattagtttaaggttgTGAACCTGTGCAACTCATGGTTTTGACTGGCATTGGGATCCAGCGACCTTGTAGGATTGTTTCATTGGCTGGTATCCAATTAGGTGGCTGTCATGTTGCAACGCCAGAGTATATGTTTGTGACCCAATATTTTCCAAAGCTGTTAGCTTGAATCAACCAATACATAATAAAGTCACTGAGTCTGGTAAATGTAGCAAAATTTGTAATGCCTTGGCTTGTTTTAGATGTCGATGAAACAAGTTTAAAGGAAGAAACACGGAAGGAAGGATTTAGAAAGAGAAGTGGAAAGACTAGTCAGCACTTGGGTTGGGCGGTAACATGTCTTGAATCAAGTTcttgatgttttaaaatttaagatagCTCGACCAGTTCTTGTTCCATTTTTTGCATAATTTGAAAGCTTAAATGCAGTCTTAAGTgcgtgtttgtttttgttttttaagtagcttttgtaattataattttataaaagtaagttttaaaaatgtgtggttagtgtataaaatgtttggttgtggttgttttttaaaagtgttttttatttggaaatgtattaaaataatttttttattttaaaaaaaattatttttgatattaggtcatcaaaatgatctgaaaaaaaaaatgaagtaaagaaaaaaataaaaaaaatttaaattttgaaaagaatgcttttaaaatacaaaaacaaacagagtttTATGAaacttagttaaaaaaacatgtaaaaattattttataaaaactgcttttcaaactcaatttttttatgatttttataatataaaacatattttgatgtattactAAATATCTAACTATATTGTTTACACCGCAAACACAAAAACTACCGCTAAATAATTGGACCCTTGTATATTTGCAAACCTATGGAATGATTGGGTGGGTTTGTTTACCTACTAGGTTTCTTTGCCAAttccttccaaaaaaaaaaatgtttttgatgattttgttttttttttagagtgtgtttggcagtgtggtagcggttgcttttcaaataacttttcgtgctgaaatatatgctaatgatattttttttatttttaaaaaaattattttttacattagcacatcaaaacgatccaaaaaatataaactacattcaattttaataaaaaaataataatttaataggaACGTGGTTTGCACGGCGTTCCCCAACGCATTCTTAATCTTTTCCCTCGCGCAATTTCAATGTTGCATTACGTTTTGCTAGTGGCGGGATGATACCTAGAGGATGAGAACAATGAATTGTAGAACATTTGACAGGTTTCAGTCGGAATATTCTGGTAGCGTACAAAATTGTATTCAATTTTGTATATTTCAGGATATTCTTGCCAAGACGGTCATTTGTTAAAAGTactacaaacaaaaaagaagactaTTAGGTGGATCATAGCAAATAGTATGCAAAGCTCATCACACATCTAACATAAACAAAGTTGGTGATTGTTATCTTACGTTCAGTATAATCAACCTCTTGCCTTTCTTCTCTAAATAGACCAATCAAAAGGTTTCTAGTAACCTTAGTATTACTACCAGATAATGACTCCAGTCTCTTGTTTTTGCTCTCAAGGCTCGTCGCTTGTGACAAAAATAGTGGTTGATAACAAAATTGTAAGGTAGTTTGGCCTGCTCCTTAACTTATTCCCAGTAAATGACAACATCATCTGCGATTATCTTTGCTGGCTTTTGGATCACGTGTCCTCTGCAAGATGGGAAGAATCTTCCAAGTTTGCTTCCGCTCGATGCCCATCTGGAGAATCTACCTGAAAGTATATTCATTGACGCTTCACACTCGATGAATAATTAGATAGTCAACTTCCTTGACGCTTCACAGCTCCTTTGCAGGCCAGAACGGCTGCAGATGGTCAAGCAAAGACTATTCTATATTTCTTCGATAATATACCTAAAAGTTGACTAAACATTTGAAGATTGTGTAAGTTCAAGGTTGTGTTTACGGGCATCCATGCCTAGCTACTGCTTCAGTTGCTGCAACTATGTCAGAAACACGTCTAAGGTAGTGAAAGTAGTAAGCCATCTTTCTACTGTGGACATTTCAGGTTGCAGCAGTTTTGTTTGCAAGTGTACAGCTATGGTGGTGTATAATTGAGGCAACTCAAATATAATATGACTTGTCAACAAGGAACCAGAAATGGAACCTTTCACGTGCAAGGCAAATAAACCTACCAGGCTAACTATTTGTGTCATTCAAACTCTGAAACAATACATCAAATATAATATGACTTGTCTACAAGGAACCAGAAATGGAACCTTTCACGTACAAGGCAAATAAACCTACCAGGCTAACTATTTGTGTCATTCAAACTCTGAAAACAATACATCTTATATACACCCTCAACCACTGAAATTTGAttttacaagaagaaaaaaacttattaggCTCTCATTGAGATCTTTGCCGCTTTCCAGCTGGGATTTGATGGATAGCACCGGAATTTAACATACGTCCATTGCCTATACCTGAACCAGCTCCAGGAGAAAAATCTAACATGGAAGCTGAACACATCTGAGAAGATCCTCGAGACATTTCAATATATGACGGTGAAGCCAATGGTTGTTGAGCTAGACAGCTTGAATTGGCAGTGAGGTTTGGAGTTTCACAAGTAATAGAAACAGGTGGAATATTGAACGGCTGCAGTGGAGGTGGATTTCTCCACTGCGGAAGCGGACCTGCAAGAAGAAGTGTTTGAAGAAGAGGACCTGTATCCATCACAGCCTGCAACAGTTTTCCCTTTTGAGGTAGGACTCTTCCTTTGGCAAATTTATCAATTACATCATCGGCCGGATCAATCTTGGCCATTGGTGGAGCCACTAAACCTGTTGGTATAGAGCCATTATAATCCTGAACCAAGGTCTTGTCCACAAACCCCATGTGACATGAGTCTGCCATGTTAATGCTTGAGAAATCTGGTGAAGTAACTGCATCGAGTAAGGAATCCACGGCGGAGGAGCCATGTGATTGGTGATTATATGTATCAGATAGACTGTTAGATTCAGTTATACTGGAGTTCGCTTTAGCAGGCATCACAAGGGGGCTCTCAGGCTGTGCTAGAGGAAGAACGGGCAGTAATTTAGGAGTACTAGAGAGCATAAGTTTGTCGACTAGCTTTTGCAGTTGACCTTTGGCCTCATCTCTTTCTTGGTAAGCTATCTTTAGGAGATTGATTAAGTGATCGACATCCTCCCTGTGCTTTCTCATTTCTTCATTTGCTTCAACTTTCAGTGACCCCAATTCGATGGTGGTGTACACAAGCTTCTGCTTCAATTCATCAAAGCTCTGTCAATTCAATCCAATACAAATCAATTACTTACGTTGTTCGCAcaagaattaaacaaaatatgGCCTGGCAACTTCAAACACACAGACTTTAAAACCATACAATATTTGCATTGGTAAAAGCTGCAGGGCAACAGAAAAAGGTTTAAGCCTCGGTTCCAAAGAGTCTCAGAGATCAACATCAATACATTGAGCTTCCAATAGGACAGAAATCTACACCAAACATGCTAACGTAAAAATCAGAGAATCCAATTTGGCAGGGACAGAAATTCCAAATGAATCCaattgatgaaacaagaatttcAATGGTGGGGGAAACAGTATAATCTCAATTTGGACCCGTGCGGATCACAAGCCCTTCAAGTCAAATGACGTGAATCTTTCGAACTCGAAAGATTAAACTaatgagagaaagagagcaCCAGCACAACCAATCTCTTAAAAGACA
Coding sequences within it:
- the LOC118053753 gene encoding large ribosomal subunit protein uL23; this encodes MAPAKDSLKKADPKAQAVKAARAVKSGPTFKKTKRIRTKVTFHRPRTLKKERNPKYPRISATPRNKLDHYQILKYPLTTESAMKKIEDNNTLVFIVDLRADKKKIKDAVKKMYDIQTKKVNTLIRPDGTKKAYVRLTPDYDALDVANKIGII
- the LOC118053751 gene encoding uncharacterized protein isoform X1, translating into MEELGSVWDYQESFDELKQKLVYTTIELGSLKVEANEEMRKHREDVDHLINLLKIAYQERDEAKGQLQKLVDKLMLSSTPKLLPVLPLAQPESPLVMPAKANSSITESNSLSDTYNHQSHGSSAVDSLLDAVTSPDFSSINMADSCHMGFVDKTLVQDYNGSIPTGLVAPPMAKIDPADDVIDKFAKGRVLPQKGKLLQAVMDTGPLLQTLLLAGPLPQWRNPPPLQPFNIPPVSITCETPNLTANSSCLAQQPLASPSYIEMSRGSSQMCSASMLDFSPGAGSGIGNGRMLNSGAIHQIPAGKRQRSQ
- the LOC118053751 gene encoding uncharacterized protein isoform X2 codes for the protein MRKHREDVDHLINLLKIAYQERDEAKGQLQKLVDKLMLSSTPKLLPVLPLAQPESPLVMPAKANSSITESNSLSDTYNHQSHGSSAVDSLLDAVTSPDFSSINMADSCHMGFVDKTLVQDYNGSIPTGLVAPPMAKIDPADDVIDKFAKGRVLPQKGKLLQAVMDTGPLLQTLLLAGPLPQWRNPPPLQPFNIPPVSITCETPNLTANSSCLAQQPLASPSYIEMSRGSSQMCSASMLDFSPGAGSGIGNGRMLNSGAIHQIPAGKRQRSQ